A window of the Aspergillus flavus chromosome 6, complete sequence genome harbors these coding sequences:
- a CDS encoding vacuolar import and degradation protein (vesicle-mediated transport protein Vid24), translated as MPTPSDNTPSLNATSIAEEISTRTTCPPEIERLSSWRDSPESTVAESDAPDNALSPTIASAQSVLTRSDDAITRTNPDALKASAVPGASAKSMEKSDEDAAAGRLSPAGESPRSSNQSSSVTTPSTSALLSYEFSNIRLLPNYTSSFLRPGSKFTGTQQSDRQIYNVDVEIKHVDMVESYLCGYLRIQGLTEDHPTLTTFFEGEIIGTKHTFKTRNEAWGATEKTDMHHWARFPAWRPLAKQAKRPDFTYRNFAQREHIFMRWKEYFLVPDHRVRTISGASFEGFYYICFNQVEGTVTGIYFHAKSEKYQQLELKHVPDHGCTPAIEFR; from the exons ATGCCGACCCCGAGTGACAACACACCAAGCCTGAATGCCACATCGATCGCTGAAGAAATATCCACTCGGACAACATGTCCGCCTGAAATAGAGAGGCTGTCTTCCTGGCGAGACTCACCTGAATCTACCGTGGCGGAGAGCGATGCTCCCGATAACGCCCTCTCCCCCACCATTGCATCGGCGCAGTCCGTGCTGACTCGGTCGGATGATGCTATAACTCGTACCAACCCAGATGCATTAAAAGCCAGTGCTGTACCTGGTGCTTCTGCCAAGAGTATGGAAAAATCCGACGAAGATGCTGCTGCGGGAAGATTGAGTCCTGCTGGGGAATCGCCACGCTCCTCCAACCAGTCGTCTTCTGTTACTACACCTTCCACTAGTGCGCTTTTGAGTTATGAATTCTCAAATATACGG CTTTTGCCAAATTACACATCGTCCTTTCTGCGACCTGGGAGTAAATTCACCGGCACGCAGCAGTCAGACCGTCAGATATACAATGTCGATGTAGAGATCAAGCATGTTGATATGGTTGAATCATATCTTTGTGGGTATCTTAGAATCCAAG GTCTCACGGAGGATCATCCTACCCTTACTACATTTTTCGAAGGAGAGATTATTGGAACAAAACATACATTCAAGACTAGAAATGAAGCATGGGGCGCTACGGAGAAGACTGATATGCATCACTGGGCGAGATTTCCGGCTTGGAGGCCGTTAGCCAAGCAGGCGAAAAGACCGGATTTCACATACCGCAACTTCGCCCAACGCGAGCATATCTTCATGCGATGGAAGGAGTACTTCCTTGTGCCCGATCACCGTGTAAGGACAATCTCGGGTGCAAGCTTCGAAGGTTTTTACTACATCTGCTTCAACCAGGTGGAAGGTACCGTGACTGGAATATACTTCCATGCAAAGAGCGAGAA GTACCAGCAGCTGGAGCTCAAACACGTTCCGGATCACGGCTGCACCCCTGCTATTGAATTTCGTTGA
- a CDS encoding vesicle coat complex COPI, beta subunit (coatomer subunit beta), with the protein MASFLENAYSLVHLDNTADQPSIQDLKVQLEKGNDETKMETMRTIITIMLNGDPMHQLLMHIIRFVMPSKSKPLKKLLYFYYEICPKLDANGKLKQEMILVCNGIRNDLQHPNEYIRGNTLRFLCKLREPELIEPLLSSARSCLEHRHAYVRKNAVWAVASIFQHSEALIPDAPELIQAFLDTETDGTCKRNAFAALMSISHQKALEYLASTFDSIPNTDELLQLAELEFIRKDAVQNAQNKARYLKLIFDLLDASTSTVIYEAATSLTALTSNPVAVKAAAQKLIELCIREADNNVKLIVLDRVDQLRIRNEGVLEDLTMEILRVLSSPDIDVRRKALGIALEMVSSKNVEEIVMLLKKELAKTVDEQYEKNSEYRQLLIQSIHNCAIKFSEIAASVVDLLMDFIADFNNNSAVDVISFVKEVVEKFPNLRASIVDRLVSTLSEVRAGKVYRGVLWVVGEYSLEEKDIREAWKKIRASLGEIPILASEQRLLDETPEDSALKEQVNGHAKPSAPTGSRKVLADGTYATESALTSQSAAAARLEAVKAAQKPPLRQLILDGDYYLATVLSSTLTKLVMRHSEVSEDAARTNALRAEAMLIMISIIRVGQSHFVKAPIDEDSVDRIMCCVRSLAEFSERKELETTFLEDTRKAFRAMVQVEDKKRAAKEAVEKAKSAVQIDDAIPIRQFSKKNALEGAEEIELDLAKATGGDSTVETVSSKLSRVVQLTGFSDPVYAEAYVTVHQFDIVLDVLLVNQTLETLQNLSVEFATLGDLKVVERPATHNLGPRDFLNVQATVKVSSTDTGVIFGNIVYDGASSTESHVVILNDIHADIMDYIQPAHCTETQFRTMWTEFEWENKVNINSKAKSLREFLKQLMDSTNMACLTPEASLKGDCRFLSANLYARSVFGEDALANLSIEKEGDDGPITGFVRIRSRSQGLALSLGSLKGLKASTA; encoded by the exons ATGGCCTCGTTTTTGGAAAATGCATACAGTCTTGTCCACTTGGACAACACGGCTGATCAGCCTTCCATACAGGACTTGAAAGTGCAGTTGGAGAAGGGCAATGATGAAACTAAGATGGagacgatgaggacgatCATCACGATCATGCTCAATGGAGATCCAATGCACCAGCTGTTGATGCACATTATTCGATTTGTGATGCCTTCGAAGAGTAAGCCTCTCAAGAAGCTGCTGTACTTCTACTACGAAATCTGCCCGAAGCTCGATGCGAATGGCAAGTTGAAGCAAGAGATGATCCTGGTCTG CAACGGTATCCGCAATGACCTTCAGCACCCCAACGAATACATTCGAGGCAACACCCTTCGTTTCCTTTGCAAGCTCCGAGAACCGGAACTCATTGAACCCCTCCTTTCGTCAGCTCGCTCATGCTTGGAACACCGTCATGCATATGTGAGAAAGAATGCCGTGTGGGCTGTCGCTTCTATTTTCCAACATTCGGAAGCTCTTATTCCCGATGCGCCTGAACTCATCCAGGCGTTCCTCGACACCGAGACTGACGGCACGTGCAAGCGCAATGCTTTCGCGGCTCTCATGTCCATCAGTCACCAGAAAGCCCTAGAGTACTTGGCCTCTACATTCGACAGTATTCCGAATACAGATGAATTGCTTCAACTTGCGGAGCTCGAATTTATCAGGAAAGATGCGGTACAGAACGCTCAGAACAAG GCGAGGTACCTCAAATTGATCTTCGACCTCCTAGACGCTTCAACCAGTACCGTGATCTACGAAGCTGCGACATCCCTCACTGCTCTCACCAGTAACCCAGTGGCTGTTAAGGCTGCTGCCCAGAAGTTAATCGAATTGTGCATCAGAGAGGCCGACAACAATGTGAAGCTCATTGTTCTTGATCGGGTTGACCAGCTGAGGATCCGCAACGAAGGTGTCTTGGAGGATCTCACAATGGAAATTCTACGCGTCCTTTCTAGTCCGGACATCGACGTTCGGCGGAAGGCCCTTGGCATCGCATTAGAAATGGTCTCCAGCAAGAACGTCGAAGAGATTGTAATGCTACTGAAGAAAGAGCTTGCCAAAACTGTAGATGAGCAATACGAGAAG AATAGCGAGTATCGTCAACTTCTTATCCAATCGATACACAACTGTGCCATTAAGTTCTCGGAGATCGCTGCTAGCGTCGTTGATCTTCTAATGGACTTCATTGCGGACTTTAACAACAACTCTGCCGTTGATGTGATCTCGTTCGTCAAGGAGGTCGTGGAGAAGTTCCCTAACCTGCGCGCTTCCATCGTCGATCGCCTGGTGTCGACTTTGAGTGAGGTCCGTGCCGGAAAGGTTTACCGCGGTGTCTTGTGGGTTGTCGGTGAATACTccttggaggaaaaggacaTCCGTGAAgcctggaagaagatcagagCTAGCTTGGGTGAGATCCCTATCTTGGCCTCGGAACAGCGGCTGCTCGACGAAACCCCAGAAGACAGTGCTCTCAAGGAACAGGTCAATGGTCATGCCAAGCCTTCGGCACCAACAGGGTCTAGAAAGGTGCTGGCAGACGGCACATATGCTACTGAGAGTGCTCTGACTAGCCAGTCCGCGGCTGCAGCCAGGCTTGAAGCCGTCAAAGCTGCTCAGAAGCCTCCTCTCCGTCAATTGATCTTGGATGGTGATTACTACCTAGCAACCGTTCTTTCTTCCACGTTGACGAAATTGGTGATGCGCCATTCTGAGGTTTCTGAGGATGCTGCTCGGACCAACGCACTGCGGGCGGAAGCAATGCTGATCATGATCTCGATTATCCGGGTCGGCCAGTCCCATTTCGTCAAAGCCCCTATTGATGAGGATTCAGTAGATCGTATCATGTGCTGTGTACGTTCGCTTGCTGAGTTCTCCGAGAGGAAGGAACTGGAAACCACTTTCCTGGAGGACACCCGGAAGGCATTCCGGGCCATGGTCCAGGtagaggacaagaagagaGCTGCTAAGGAGGCAGtcgagaaagccaagagtGCTGTGCAGATCGATGATGCTATCCCTATCCGGCAattctccaagaagaacgCTCTTGAAGGTGCGGAGGAGATCGAGCTTGATTTGGCCAAGGCCACCGGCGGGGACTCCACAGTGGAAACTGTCTCTTCCAAACTCAGCCGTGTGGTACAACTCACTGGTTTCTCGGATCCCGTCTATGCCGAGGCCTACGTCACGGTCCACCAGTTCGATATTGTTCTGGATGTTCTTCTGGTCAACCAAACTCTGGAAACCCTGCAAAATCTGTCCGTCGAGTTCGCGACACTTGGAGACCTGAAGGTTGTCGAACGGCCAGCAACCCACAACCTCGGACCCCGCGATTTCTTGAATGTGCAGGCTACAGTCAAGGTATCGTCCACGGACACCGGTGTCATCTTTGGTAATATCGTGTATGATGGCGCCAGCTCAACCGAGTCGCACGTTGTCATTCTCAACGACATCCATGCCGACATTATGGATTACATCCAGCCCGCTCACTGCACCGAAACCCAGTTCCGGACCATGTGGACCGAGTTCGAGTGGGAGAACAAGGTCAACATCAACTCCAAGGCGAAGAGCCTCCGCGAATTCCTCAAGCAACTCATGGACAGCACCAACATGGCATGCCTGACGCCAGAAGCATCGCTGAAAGGAGACTGTCGATTCTTGAGTGCTAATCTATATGCCCGGAGCGTATTTG GCGAGGACGCACTTGCAAACTTGAGCAtcgagaaggaaggagacgACGGACCGATCACTGGTTTTGTACGGATAAGAAGCCGTTCGCAGGGACTGGCATTGAGTTTGGGATCCCTGAAAGGCCTCAAGGCCTCGACTGCCTAA
- a CDS encoding exon-exon junction complex, Magoh component (protein mago nashi), protein MSTQNQNEPFYLRYYSGHSGRFGHEFLEFDFRSLGDGRSAAVRYANNSNYRNDSLIRKEMCVSSSMIQEIKRIIKESEIMKEDDSKWPQKNKDGRQELEIRLGNEHISFETAKIGSLVDVTESADPEGLRVFYYLVQDLKAFIFSLISLHFKIKPI, encoded by the exons atgtcgaCGCAAAATCAGAATGAACCCTTCTATCTTCGCTACTA CTCAGGTCACTCTGGGCGGTTCGGACATGAATTCTTAG AATTTGATTTCCGCTCCCTTGGTGATGGTCGCAGTGCCGCCGTGCGGTACGCGAACAACTCCAACTACCGCAATGACTCCCTTATTCGCAAAGAAA TGTGCGTGAGCTCGTCGATGATTCAGGAGATCAAACGGATTATCAAGGAGAGCGAAATCATGAA GGAAGACGATTCCAAGTGGCcccagaagaacaaggacgGACGACAGGAACTCGAAATCAGACTTGGGAATGAACATATCTCCTTTGAA ACCGCGAAAATCGGCTCGCTGGTGGATGTTACCGAGTCTGCGGACCCAGAAGGTCTCCGCGTGTTCTACTACCTTGTCCAGGATCTTAAagctttcattttctctctgatttctcttcatttcaAG ATCAAGCCTATCTAA
- a CDS encoding ribosomal RNA processing protein: protein MIVFGISVRLTANNKATAMTDLQKTPFVRELASSDKKIRDKATDSLTLFLRSRSDLSLIELLKLWKGLFFCFYHSDRPLTQQALARNLSYSLVPTIPRSAVHRFLRAFWITIGRDFHSLDRLRLDKYLLLIRFYVGVAFEIFLKGAQQKAAQDKDSNKKRKREAEQNGKSKKRSKGKKQSEAVEEEEEEQNDETKWAELESYISIMEEGPLCPLNFDPDQPPTDEKKDYVAMPHGPDGLRYHIMDIWIDEVEKVLEFEEGSDGVRKPKGDVPIELILRPIEKLRADSPYKPVRTRAKETLEDERLIEWGFRTRKVDSDEEDSDEEWGGFD, encoded by the exons ATGATTGTCTTCGGCATATCAGTTAGACTTACAGCAAACAACAAAGCTACAGCCATGACAGATCTACAAAAGACTCCCTTCGTCAGGGAGCTCGCCTCCAGCG ACAAGAAAATCCGGGACAAAGCCACCGACTCCCTaactctcttcctccgctccAGAAGCGACCTCTCTCTCATCGAGCTCCTTAAACTCTGGAAGGGCCTGTTCTTCT GCTTCTACCACTCCGATCGCCCACTCACACAACAAGCGCTCGCGCGGAACCTCTCCTACTCGCTCGTCCCGACTATTCCCCGCTCCGCCGTCCATCGCTTCCTGCGCGCATTCTGGATCACCATCGGCCGGGATTTCCATTCACTGGATCGGTTGCGACTGGACAAGTACCTGCTGCTGATCCGTTTCTATGTCGGGGTTGCATTTGAGATTTTCCTGAAGGGCGCGCAGCAAAAGGCCGCACAGGACAAGGACAGCAacaagaagcggaagaggGAGGCTGAACAGAACGGAAAGTCAAAGAAGCGGtcgaagggaaagaagcaaagcgaggctgtcgaggaggaggaagaggagcagaaTGATGAGACGAAATGGGCGGAACTGGAGTCGTACATCTCAATCATGGAAGAGGGTCCACTTTGTCCGCTGAACTTTGACCCCGACCAGCCTCCTACTgatgagaaaaaggattATGTCGCCATGCCTCATGGTCCCGATGGGCTGAGGTACCATATCATGGATATATGGATTGATGAGGTGGAGAAGGTACTTGAGTTTGAGGAGGGCTCTGATGGGGTGCGGAAACCGAAGGGCGATGTTCCCATTGAGCTGATTTTGAGACCCATTGAGAAGTTGCGGGCCGACAGCCCGTACAAGCCTGTTAGGACTCGGGCAAAGGAGACGTTGGAGGATGAACGATTGATCGAGTGGGGATTCCGGACCCGGAAGGTCGAttcggatgaagaggatagtGACGAGGAATGGGGTGgatttgattga
- a CDS encoding sphingosine kinase (sphingosine kinase, putative), whose product MTSPSNGPSSNHADQPDSQRLLQHDSTLTVAQSVSLSIGGDSLLVVDERPKSKDQRACCGLLAKSSKTTHSIGLYNILDADLSPAGLTITYAQAATKGSISVAALEYPISEKEKANAQTWVSRLLDLAYGEAQRYKRLKVLINPFGGKGAASKIYHKHAAPVFAAARCVVDVQQTTHRGHATEIVEQIDIDAYDAIVCCSGDGLPYEVFNGLGKKPNAGEALAKVAVAMVPCGSGNAMAWNLCGTGNVSVAALAIVKGLRTPMDLVSLTQGNTRTLSFLSQSFGVIAESDLGTDNIRWMGAHRFTYGFLVRIMQRTVYPCDLAIKVEIDDKRAIKDHYNTYAHNPAPRRSPEETAGQSKGLPELRYGTVQDDLPKDWEVVPGEEMGNFYAGKMAIVSKDTNFFPASVPNDGLMDIVTINGTLPRTTTLKMMTAIPENEFFDMPDVKIRKAAAYRLVPRQKEGYISVDGESIPFEALQAEVHKGLGTVLSKSGHLYEAEGPRP is encoded by the exons ATGACTTCTCCCTCCAATGGCCCTTCTTCCAATCATGCGGATCAGCCGGATTCTCAACGATTGCTGCAGCACGATTCAACCTTAACGGTTGCACAATcggtttctctttccatcggGGGTGACTCCCTTCTCGTTGTCG ACGAGCGCCCAAAGTCAAAAGATCAGCGCGCATGCTGTGGCTTGTTGGCCAAGTCAT CTAAAACTACCCATTCCATTGggctatataatattcttgaTGCCGATCTTTCCCCTGCGGGCCTAACTATCACCTATGCCCAAGCCGCTACCAAAGGCAGCATCTCTGTGGCTGCCCTTGAGTACCCGATCagtgagaaagaaaaggcaaatgCGCAGACGTGGGTTTCGCGACTGTTAGACCTTGCATATGGCGAAGCACAACGGTATAAGAGACTTAAAGTTTTAATCAACCCATTTGGCGGTAAAGGTGCAGCTTCTAAGATCTATCACAAACATGCAGCACCGGTCTTCGCCGCTGCGCGCTGTGTGGTTGATGTGCAGCAAACAACACATCGAGGCCACGCCACCGAGATCGTGGAGCAGATCGACATCGATGCCTATGATGCTATCGTTTGCTGTTCCGGTGATGGTTTACCGTATGAGGTCTTCAATGGTCTCGGAAAGAAACCGAATGCTGGAGAAGCACTGGCAAAAGTAGCCGTCGCCATGGTTCCCTGCGGCTCTGGTAATGCCATGGCATGGAACCTTTGTGGGACGGGCAATGTTTCAGTGGCAGCGCTTGCGATTGTCAAAGGCTTGAGAACGCCTATGGATCTGGTCTCGCTTACGCAAGGGAACACTCGGACTTTGTCGTTCCTGTCTCAATCCTTCGGTGTCATCGCGGAATCGGACCTTGGAACCGACAACATCCGATGGATGGGGGCTCACCGTTTCACGTACGGTTTCCTTGTACGCATCATGCAACGGACGGTGTACCCATGCGACCTCGCCATCAAAGTGGAGATTGATGATAAAAGAGCGATCAAAGACCATTACAATACATACGCACACAACCCAGCTCCGCGCCGTTCCCCCGAAGAGACTGCAGGACAGTCCAAGGGTCTTCCCGAGCTTAGATACGGCACGGTCCAGGATGATCTTCCCAAAGATTGGGAAGTtgttccaggagaagaaatggGCAACTTTTACGCAGGCAAAATGGCTATTGTATCCAAGGACACAAATTTCTTCCCTGCCTCCGTGCCCAACGATGGGTTAATGGACATTGTCACTATCAACGGAACACTTCCCCGTACTACGACCCTCAAGATGATGACTGCCATCCCTGAGAATGAGTTCTTTGATATGCCCGATGTCAAGATCCGCAAAGCTGCTGCCTACCGCCTGGTCCCTCGTCAGAAGGAAGGTTATATCAGCGTCGACGGTGAAAGCATCCCGTTCGAAGCTCTCCAGGCTGAAGTCCATAAAGGTCTCGGTACAGTGCTTTCTAAATCGGGACATCTTTATGAGGCAGAGGGCCCGAGACCGTAA